Part of the Plasmodium vinckei vinckei genome assembly, chromosome: PVVCY_13 genome, gatcaaattttttaaacacagtcatatatatatatatgtatgtatataatatgaatagTAAAAATTTGTCAAAgctaatataatttatgtatcaccattttattactttttgtcgaatattctttttttttttttaaatatgcatataaatagttAAGGAATATTAACTATTAATAAAGTTACgatttatttaatgaattaaatatatgtgtgtgtgtttttatatattggaAGCCCCAATTTTATGTACTTATACATTTTCGATAGCACTTTTAATAGACATGTGTTGTATATACACactcatatatatattttatagataTTGTCTTGTTAcgcatttatataattcatatattatatatgcgcatactgttaatatataaattccatgatctttatatttatacctttttttttcatggcattatgttatatataattttaagttTTAGTTTCaataatacatttatatacatacgatatatatatttttactttttcgtgttaattttatatttttatatatgaattaatATCTTCGACAAATCTTttgatttataaatatgtcacgaattatttattacttatattatttatgattaattttattttaatttgtcatttttaagcatgaaaaattaaaaaaaactttatattattttaatttctttgaaataaacaaatattatactatcaccaaatagtaataaaagtttggtaactttttttatacaattttttactaaCCATATTTAAGTTTTACTAgctttataaaaaaaacaaaaaaaaaatagacaactataatacaaaatagtATAGGGAATACGAAATAGGATATGAATTATTTGCATATGTTTGTAGGTCATACATTTTagcaatatatttatgcattttaatttttgtaaaaaatggtCGAACATAGTATAATGAAGTAAACTATATGGGCTAGTTGTATATTGCCAATCTTATTTATTCGGCGTCTTTCCATTTGCTAAAAACATTTAACTTGTTATTTACTAGCAttctataatatatgaaatacaTCCAAAAGGatatatgcaaataaaacaaaatgttCATAGATATGTTTAGCATAACCTTACTTCCGATACCTGCAAATGAAGAagtggaaaaaatatactatttttatatgttcgAAAATAAAGTGAAATTAGTATATCAAGTGTGTATGACGTTATGACGGCTTTGTAAAGgtgaattaaaattaacCTGCCCACTCTTCATTGTCCATTtgaatgtaaataatattattttttggatCATAGTTTGTTTTTGGAACACCAACTAATGCTGCTCTTCCAAAATCATGATTTAATTCTAAATATCTTGCACAcctttttgttttctttttaattgtatttATCATATCTCTGCATTTCCAATATATCATACCTCCATGTACAGGtttattaacatatattaattttttgtccTGTACATTAGCCAATGTACTCATTGCCATTCCATTATTTCCTATATTCAGCGATTTGCCAATTTTGGCTTTAGCTAAAATATTTGCTTGATAGGGAAATATCTTAGCTATGTTCAtcgtatatacatatatatattttttaattaaaatattgtgAATTTATAcgattatatatatagcaaAGGTAATGTATTATAATCTAGCATTTTTCggtaaattatttttgaaatatttccGTTTCAATGTATAAAATTCCTATCTGAAAAATGGGCAAATGTTATgcattacatatattatacataatgTAACACATTATTCTTCTTATAAATCATAAACATtaattattcaaatttatttaactatttatataatatttaattttttctttttttttttcattcacattattattagtattatattactaatttttttatattcaaatattttggaaaaaaaatttatgcagaacaatttataatatccaATTGCACATAtcagtattttttttttgttactcttttttttataattaaaaaattaaatattatataaatttaccGTGGATAATgtgtaaaatataacacACGACTTATCTTCTTCCCATTTACACAATTagcaaatatattactaaatatatatatatatatatacatactaCAATTTCCAAAAAAATGTCTTCTTTTAATAgccaatatatttaaaatactgtaaaaaaaaaaaattaaaaaaaattatgtataggtcataataaaatgtgtttttttatgaacattcataaatattttaattttttttaacgcTCGAAAgtttttattctttatgaaatataagGATAATTGTGAAAACAAACACAgtttttcacatttttttaaaagttttAATAAACCATGTAGAAAATGTAACTATATGCAAATGTGTATTACGTCTTTTATCTTCTTTTTGTGATTTCCTCTTATCATAAAGCAATCTGGCTTTTCAATAACATCGATATTGCAAATTGCTTcaatttccttttttaaaatcttcagcatgtaaaaaaaaaagccaaaataaacaatatattattgttataaaaCAATTGGATAATCAATATTCATTAtcgaattatataaattctCATAATGTTTGtgtattttaatatagaataggtatatatggaaaatgggaaaaatatataggtacatgaaaataattaaaatatattgtggTTGAAATTGGTTATACCTCCTTGTTtcctttaatttttcttataaCTGTAAcgacaatatttttattatttttgtactTTAGAAAAACTGGCAGATTGTCAGATGctgtaaaatattaaagaataaaaaaggggAGTACATAAATACATGTcatttatgcatattgataatatagCCATAGTATGTGTGTACTTTCTCTTTCTGTACATTTTGCATAGTACCTGTTCTTCTTATGGAGAAAGggattttattaattttctttCTGTATGCATTTAGatattcattataaatACTAAAATAGAATTTaggcatataaataaacttgaaaatgttcataatttttaattcacaaaaaaagtaaaaaaatatgttttatatagaGCTATTTATGTTATGTGTTTGTCAAACCATATTAGTAATTTtgaaatgtatatataaataatatttgccttgttttttcttttttttttaaatttagttttattatgcgcctcaaaaaatgaaaataaaatatttatataatgtaaattttgtgcatattttaaatattgttGCAAAAATAGTTTTTCGAAAcgtatttatttgaaatacACATAATAAATTGATAATGAAATGTTTTAAGTTTCACATATAcaatatgatatatttataactttCCATTTTTACATGTTGTGGTATATTTTTCCCACTCTCAGTATCTCCTATAATTTGATGTTTTGATATTtgcttatataaaaaaatataattgtatatggtttatatattatgcaaaatgtataattaGCAAGTGAATAGTTTCAAGTAGGatgttataaatttaaaaaaagataagcCAGAATGAATAATGTAataagatataaaaatagatattcctcattaatatttcaaaGGAAAATAAGTACACTACCAAATGATATGAAAAATGATTATGGAATAATTAGAACAATTGTACATaaagagaaaaagaaaaattttcgaaaaatttttttatgt contains:
- a CDS encoding mitochondrial ribosomal protein L49 precursor, putative — translated: MNIFKFIYMPKFYFSIYNEYLNAYRKKINKIPFSIRRTASDNLPVFLKYKNNKNIVVTVIRKIKGNKEILKKEIEAICNIDVIEKPDCFMIRGNHKKKIKDYFKYIGY